Below is a window of bacterium DNA.
GATGTGCAGATGGCGGAGTTGCAACAAGAACACCATGAAGCCGGGACCGTTCCAGCATCATCCGGTGATCAGCATAGATTTCGGCATTGGGAAGAAGCCTTTTTGCGGTTTGGCTGCTTTCAGGAAGC
It encodes the following:
- a CDS encoding Gfo/Idh/MocA family oxidoreductase translates to MISELHELELGLVGFGRLVRDYYLPALQTLPGVRIAAAVVDPLPESSQTAKRLLPNAEIYADHRMMLERSRLHGVLVATPPSAH